The Cydia fagiglandana chromosome 4, ilCydFagi1.1, whole genome shotgun sequence genome has a window encoding:
- the LOC134663361 gene encoding hypodermin-B-like, with translation MALLAIGVCVLLCTFKSVIGGLEGFIVGGDYVESITEYPHVASLAITVSDNDYTICGSSILNQVILITAAHCLDKSQEVIASVGSVIVEQGELYRVVEFRLHEKWKLPSIAHDIALCGLEKPLSLGETVQRVLLMRQPPRTHTAVLTGWGAYEEIDYLESVQLKRLRQKVWTYSTCKKIVKTAPHGTICGGDLKDKGNFASRGDSGSGLLVNSNIIIGLVSFKNVKFSRSVVVYTDVAYYYDWIVSESKRLLCE, from the exons ATGGCATTATTGGCAATAGGTGTTTGCGTTCTACTATGCACTTTCAAATCTGTAATAGGAGGCCTCGAAGGTTTTATAGTCGGTGGTGATTATGTTGAATCCATAACAGAATACCCTCATGTCGCTTCTTTGGCGATAACTGTATCGGACAACGATTATACTATATGTGGGTCATCTATATTAAACCAAGTGATTTTAATAACTGCCGCGCACTGTTTGGATAAGTCTCAGGAAGTAATAGCTTCTGTGGGTAGCGTGAtag ttgaGCAAGGCGAACTGTATCGTGTCGTCGAATTCAGGCTGCATGAAAAATGGAAACTGCCCTCTATCGCTCACGACATAGCTTTGTGTGGGTTGGAGAAACCACTGTCACTGGGGGAGACAGTACAGCGGGTGCTACTGATGAGGCAGCCACCGAGAACACATACAGCTGTCTTGACTGGTTGGGGCGCATATGAA gaAATCGACTACTTAGAATCAGTTCAGCTCAAACGTTTGAGACAGAAGGTTTGGACATATAGCACGTGCAAAAAAATCGTCAAAACTGCACCCCATGGCACTATTTGTGGAGGTGACCTTAAAGATAAAGGAAATTTTGCTTCTAG AGGAGACTCAGGCAGTGGTCTCCTAGTTAACAGCAATATAATCATTGGGCTGGTGTCCTTCAAAAACGTGAAATTCTCTCGCAGCGTAGTGGTCTATACGGACGTCGCTTACTACTACGATTGGATTGTGAGCGAATCAAAACGATTATtatgtgaataa
- the LOC134664175 gene encoding trypsin epsilon-like has protein sequence MAAGLFVLIYSFKCVMGKREGFIVGGDYVRNLTYFPWAGFLLFNGYDESYGCGSSILNQDILITAANCFTFNDFFEITATVGHKDKYQGYVYRVEAYKLHSEWDIFTMSHDIALCKLKKKLYLRHYVKRLILMVRPPKEKTAELVGWGAIEEIRFKDTKLIKTVYQKLWTREKCKEVLYELPEGTICGGEENGSDFPSSGDTGSGLVIRRLIIVGVYSYKDIRVSRSLGVYTNVSYFYDWIKRSSRQLKCD, from the exons ATGGCCGCCGGACTATTCGTTTTGATATATAGTTTTAAATGTGTAATGGGGAAACGCGAAGGGTTTATAGTCGGGGGTGACTATGTACGAAATTTGACATATTTTCCTTGGGCGGGATTTCTGTTGTTTAATGGCTACGACGAGTCCTATGGATGCGGCTCATCTATTTTAAACCAAGATATATTGATAACAGCCGCGAACTGTTTCACATTTAATGATTTTTTCGAGATAACAGCTACCGTTGGTCACAAGGATAAGTATCAAGGATATGTTTACCGCGTCGAAGCATACAAGCTCCACAGCGAATGGGATATATTCACCATGAGCCACGACATAGCTCTGTgcaaactgaaaaaaaaactgtatttaAGACATTATGTGAAGAGATTGATTCTTATGGTGCGTCCACCGAAGGAAAAGACAGCTGAACTGGTCGGATGGGGCGCAATCGAA gAAATTAGATTCAAGGATACAAAACTGATAAAAACCGTATACCAGAAATTGTGGACTCGAGAAAAATGCAAAGAAGTCTTATACGAATTACCCGAAGGAACTATTTGCGGAGGGGAAGAAAATGGTAGTGACTTCCCTTCTAG TGGAGATACAGGCAGCGGCCTCGTAATTAGGCGACTAATAATCGTTGGGGTGTACTCGTACAAAGACATTCGGGTGTCGCGCAGTCTGGGAGTCTACACCAACGTCTCATATTTCTACGATTGGATTAAACGCAGCTCGAGACAATTAAAGTGCGACTAG